A section of the Streptomyces sp. V3I8 genome encodes:
- a CDS encoding class E sortase, with protein MAATTDHEEHTDAPASAPPPRRRGGGGGFATAVSVLGELLITAGLVLGLFVVYSLWWTNVVADREADKQGDKVRDHWAEGRGPVGLDTKDGIGFLHVPAMGNGEVLVKKGTATKLLNDGIAGYYTNPVKSALPQDKKGNFSLAAHRDGHGAKFHNIDKIEKGDAIVFETKDEWYVYKVYATLPETSKYNIKALAPVPEESGRRKAGRYITLTTCTPVYTSRYRYVVWGELDRVEKVDDERTPPAELR; from the coding sequence GTGGCAGCGACGACCGACCACGAAGAGCACACGGACGCGCCGGCATCCGCGCCCCCGCCGCGGCGGCGCGGCGGCGGCGGCGGGTTCGCGACGGCCGTCAGCGTCCTGGGCGAACTCCTCATCACCGCGGGTCTGGTCCTCGGCCTGTTCGTCGTCTACTCGCTGTGGTGGACGAACGTGGTGGCGGACCGCGAGGCCGACAAACAGGGCGACAAGGTGCGCGACCACTGGGCCGAGGGCCGCGGTCCGGTCGGGCTGGACACCAAGGACGGCATCGGCTTCCTGCACGTCCCGGCGATGGGGAACGGCGAGGTGCTGGTCAAGAAGGGCACCGCCACGAAGCTGCTCAACGACGGCATCGCCGGTTACTACACGAACCCCGTCAAGTCCGCCCTCCCGCAGGACAAGAAGGGCAACTTCTCGCTGGCCGCCCACCGCGACGGCCACGGGGCGAAGTTCCACAACATCGACAAGATCGAAAAGGGCGACGCGATCGTCTTCGAGACCAAGGACGAGTGGTACGTCTACAAGGTCTACGCGACGCTCCCCGAGACGTCGAAGTACAACATCAAGGCGCTCGCGCCCGTCCCCGAGGAGTCGGGCAGGCGGAAGGCGGGCCGCTACATCACGCTGACGACCTGCACGCCGGTCTACACGTCCCGCTACCGGTACGTGGTCTGGGGCGAGCTGGACCGGGTGGAGAAGGTGGACGACGAGCGGACGCCCCCGGCGGAGCTGCGCTGA
- the pknB gene encoding Stk1 family PASTA domain-containing Ser/Thr kinase has translation MEEPRRLGGRYELGHVLGRGGMAEVHLAHDTRLGRTVAVKTLRADLARDPSFQARFRREAQSAASLNHPAIVAVYDTGEDYIEGISIPYIVMEYVDGSTLRELLHSGRKLLPERTLEMTIGILQALEYSHRAGIVHRDIKPANVMLTRNGQVKVMDFGIARAMGDSGMTMTQTAAVIGTAQYLSPEQAKGEPVDARSDLYSAGCLLYELLTVRPPFIGDSPVAVAYQHVREEPQPPSVFDPEITPEMDAIVLKALTKDPDYRYQSADEMRLDIEACLDGQPVAATAAMGSVGYGGYPDDQPTTAMRSSDGQHTTMLPPTNPDDGGFGYDDRAGRRRQQKKNNTSTILLAVAGVLVLVGAVLIGMWVFSGNGDAGDDPFPTPNFVNQTVADAKQLAANRELELTINEKPCEDTPKGSVCDQSPAAKTEVKKGDTITLTVSTGAPKVAVPNVIDDSVEAATKKLEGDKYGFDVKTESKESSEDPGTVLDQDPSSGEEVEKGSTITLTVAKEKKQSTVPDVGGQSCDQAKARMEQNDLTGNCTEVETDDDNLVGKVIATSPQAGSPVDPGSTVTIQIGKAKKEEEPQKFAMPKVTQMTLAQAKQVLSQNQLQVGNINGSQDDNSLVLASDPGEGNEVKPGDKVNLVTVGAQNDNGGNGNGGGFLGGSSG, from the coding sequence ATGGAAGAGCCGCGTCGCCTCGGCGGCCGGTACGAGCTGGGCCATGTGCTCGGCCGTGGTGGCATGGCGGAGGTACACCTCGCCCATGACACCCGGCTCGGCCGCACCGTGGCGGTGAAGACGCTGCGGGCGGACCTCGCACGCGACCCGTCGTTCCAGGCCCGCTTCCGCCGGGAGGCCCAGTCGGCCGCCTCGCTCAACCATCCCGCGATCGTCGCCGTGTACGACACCGGCGAGGACTACATCGAGGGCATCTCCATCCCGTACATCGTGATGGAGTACGTCGACGGGTCCACGCTGCGCGAGCTGCTGCACTCCGGGCGCAAGCTGCTGCCCGAGCGCACCCTGGAGATGACCATCGGCATCCTCCAGGCGCTCGAGTACTCGCACCGCGCCGGCATCGTCCACCGCGACATCAAGCCGGCGAACGTCATGCTGACGCGCAACGGCCAGGTCAAGGTCATGGACTTCGGCATCGCCCGTGCGATGGGCGACTCCGGCATGACGATGACGCAGACCGCGGCGGTCATAGGGACGGCGCAGTACCTCTCCCCCGAGCAGGCGAAGGGCGAGCCGGTCGACGCCCGTTCCGACCTGTACTCGGCGGGCTGCCTGCTGTACGAACTCCTCACCGTGCGACCGCCGTTCATCGGGGACTCCCCGGTCGCGGTCGCGTACCAGCACGTACGCGAGGAACCGCAGCCGCCGAGCGTCTTCGACCCCGAGATCACGCCCGAGATGGACGCCATCGTCCTGAAGGCGCTCACCAAGGACCCGGACTACCGCTACCAGTCCGCCGACGAGATGCGCCTCGACATCGAGGCCTGTCTCGACGGCCAGCCCGTCGCGGCGACGGCGGCCATGGGCTCGGTCGGCTACGGCGGTTACCCGGACGACCAGCCGACGACGGCCATGCGCTCCTCGGACGGCCAGCACACCACGATGCTGCCGCCCACCAACCCGGACGACGGCGGCTTCGGCTACGACGACCGGGCGGGCCGGCGGCGTCAGCAGAAGAAGAACAACACCTCGACGATCCTCCTCGCCGTGGCCGGTGTGCTCGTGCTGGTCGGCGCGGTCCTCATCGGCATGTGGGTCTTCAGCGGGAACGGCGACGCCGGGGACGATCCGTTCCCCACGCCCAACTTCGTGAACCAGACCGTGGCCGACGCCAAACAGCTGGCGGCCAACCGCGAGCTCGAACTCACGATCAACGAGAAGCCGTGCGAGGACACCCCCAAGGGCAGTGTCTGCGACCAGAGTCCGGCCGCGAAGACCGAGGTCAAGAAGGGCGACACGATCACCCTGACGGTGTCGACGGGGGCGCCGAAGGTGGCGGTTCCGAACGTCATCGACGACTCGGTCGAAGCCGCCACCAAGAAACTTGAGGGCGACAAGTACGGGTTCGACGTCAAGACGGAGAGCAAGGAGTCCAGCGAGGACCCCGGCACCGTCCTGGACCAGGACCCGTCCTCGGGCGAGGAGGTGGAGAAGGGTTCCACGATCACCCTCACCGTCGCCAAGGAGAAGAAGCAGTCCACCGTGCCGGACGTCGGCGGTCAGAGCTGTGACCAGGCGAAGGCCCGGATGGAGCAGAACGACCTCACCGGCAACTGCACCGAGGTGGAGACCGACGACGACAACCTGGTCGGCAAGGTCATCGCGACCTCGCCGCAGGCGGGCTCGCCGGTGGATCCCGGTTCCACGGTGACCATCCAGATCGGCAAGGCGAAGAAGGAGGAGGAACCGCAGAAGTTCGCCATGCCGAAGGTCACCCAGATGACCCTCGCCCAGGCCAAGCAGGTGCTCTCGCAGAACCAGCTCCAGGTCGGCAACATCAACGGATCGCAGGACGACAACTCCCTCGTCCTGGCCAGCGACCCGGGTGAGGGCAACGAGGTGAAGCCCGGCGACAAGGTCAACCTCGTCACGGTCGGCGCACAGAACGACAACGGCGGCAACGGCAACGGCGGCGGCTTCCTGGGCGGCTCCTCGGGCTGA
- a CDS encoding penicillin-binding transpeptidase domain-containing protein — translation MNKPLRRIAIFCGLLVLALLIRDNWIQYVQADALKDDTKNRRVAIARYATPRGDIIVDGNPITGSTKTNGGDFNDFAYKRTYKDGAMWAPVTGYASQAFGATQLESIEDGILTGNDDRLFFRRTLDMITGKKQEGGNVVTTLNAAAQKAAYNGLLRQGKGAVAAIDPETGAILALASTPSYDPSKFAGNSTKVDGKAWNKLQKKNNPDDPMQNRALREIYPPGSTFKVVTAAAALEHGIVDSADEKTDSPLPYTLPDTTTELKNEGNIPCKNATLREALRVSCNTVFGKLGVDVGKEDMLETAKKFGFNEEQFVPVRSSASVFPEKMDRPQTALSSIGQFETATTPLQMAMVASAVANDGTLMKPYMVDKLQAPGLDVIEQTDPEKMSEPLSEKNAQILQSMMETVVKEGTGTKGDINEGGVTVGGKTGTAQRGVENSENPYAWFISYAKLDDGSSPVAVAVVVEDESANRDDISGGGLAAPIARDVMKAVVDSKK, via the coding sequence GTGAACAAGCCCCTGCGCCGGATCGCGATCTTCTGCGGACTCCTCGTCCTCGCCCTCCTCATCCGCGACAACTGGATCCAGTACGTCCAGGCGGACGCGCTGAAGGACGACACGAAGAACCGCCGCGTCGCCATCGCGCGCTACGCCACCCCGCGCGGCGACATCATCGTCGACGGCAACCCGATCACCGGGTCCACCAAGACGAACGGCGGCGACTTCAACGACTTCGCCTACAAGCGCACCTACAAGGACGGCGCGATGTGGGCCCCCGTCACGGGCTACGCCTCGCAGGCCTTCGGTGCCACGCAGTTGGAGAGCATCGAGGACGGCATCCTCACCGGCAACGACGACCGGCTGTTCTTCCGCCGCACCCTCGACATGATCACCGGCAAGAAGCAGGAGGGCGGCAATGTCGTCACCACGCTCAACGCCGCCGCGCAGAAGGCCGCGTACAACGGCCTGCTGAGGCAGGGCAAGGGCGCCGTCGCCGCGATCGACCCGGAGACCGGCGCGATCCTGGCGCTGGCCTCCACCCCCTCGTACGACCCGTCGAAGTTCGCCGGCAACTCCACCAAGGTCGACGGCAAGGCCTGGAACAAGCTCCAGAAGAAGAACAACCCCGACGACCCGATGCAGAACCGGGCGCTGCGCGAGATCTACCCGCCCGGGTCGACCTTCAAGGTGGTCACGGCCGCGGCGGCGCTGGAGCACGGCATCGTCGACAGCGCCGACGAGAAAACCGACTCGCCACTGCCGTACACCCTGCCGGACACCACCACCGAGCTGAAGAACGAGGGGAACATCCCCTGCAAGAACGCGACGCTGCGCGAGGCGCTGCGCGTCTCCTGCAACACCGTCTTCGGCAAGCTGGGCGTCGACGTCGGCAAGGAGGACATGCTGGAGACGGCCAAGAAGTTCGGCTTCAACGAGGAGCAGTTCGTGCCGGTCCGCTCCAGCGCCTCCGTCTTCCCCGAGAAGATGGACCGGCCGCAGACCGCGCTCAGCTCCATCGGCCAGTTCGAGACCGCGACGACCCCGCTGCAGATGGCCATGGTGGCCTCGGCCGTCGCCAACGACGGCACGCTCATGAAGCCGTACATGGTCGACAAGCTCCAGGCGCCGGGCCTCGACGTCATCGAGCAGACCGACCCCGAGAAGATGAGCGAGCCGCTCTCCGAGAAGAACGCCCAGATCCTCCAGTCGATGATGGAGACGGTCGTCAAGGAAGGCACCGGCACCAAGGGCGACATCAACGAGGGCGGCGTCACCGTCGGCGGCAAGACCGGTACCGCGCAGCGCGGTGTCGAGAACAGCGAGAACCCGTACGCGTGGTTCATCTCGTACGCGAAACTCGACGACGGCAGCTCTCCGGTCGCCGTCGCCGTGGTGGTCGAGGACGAGAGCGCCAACCGTGACGACATCTCCGGCGGTGGTCTCGCCGCTCCGATCGCGAGGGACGTGATGAAGGCAGTCGTCGACAGCAAGAAGTGA
- a CDS encoding FtsW/RodA/SpoVE family cell cycle protein: protein MSSTSNTPTHHTSTIGSIGTPSRRNTELALLVFAVVIPVFAYANVGLAINDSVPPGLLSYGLGLGLLAGVGHIVVRKFAPYADPLMLPLATLLNGIGLVVIWRLDQSKRLQASSTFVEAAPRQLLYSALGVALFVAVLVFLKDHRVLQRYTYISMVGALILLLLPLVPGLGLNVFGARIWISIAGFTIQPGEFAKIVLAIFFAGYLMVKRDALALASRRFMGIYLPRGRDLGPIIVVWIISILILVFETDLGTSLLFFGMFVIMLYVATERTSWIVFGMLMSAAGAVGVASFESHVQQRVQAWLDPMREYELSQQGVFGHTEQSMQALWAFGSGGTLGTGLGQGNSDLIGFAANSDFILATFGEELGLAGVMAILLMYGLIVERGVRTALAARDPFGKLLAIGLSGAFALQVFVVAGGVMGLIPLTGMTMPFLAYGGSSVIANWALIGILIRISDTARRPAPAPAPNPDAEMTQVVRP from the coding sequence ATGAGCAGCACTTCCAACACGCCGACGCACCACACGTCCACGATCGGCTCGATCGGCACACCGAGCCGGCGCAACACCGAGCTCGCGCTGCTCGTGTTCGCCGTGGTCATCCCGGTGTTCGCCTACGCCAACGTCGGGCTGGCGATCAATGACTCGGTGCCGCCCGGCCTGCTGAGCTACGGGCTCGGGCTCGGCCTGCTGGCCGGCGTCGGCCACATCGTCGTACGGAAGTTCGCACCGTACGCGGACCCGCTGATGCTGCCGCTGGCGACGCTGCTCAACGGCATCGGGCTCGTCGTCATCTGGCGCCTGGACCAGTCCAAGCGGCTGCAGGCGAGCAGCACGTTCGTCGAGGCGGCCCCCCGCCAGCTGCTGTACTCCGCGCTGGGCGTCGCCCTCTTCGTGGCCGTCCTGGTCTTCCTCAAGGACCACCGCGTCCTGCAGCGCTACACCTACATCTCCATGGTCGGCGCGCTGATCCTGCTGCTCCTGCCCCTGGTCCCGGGCCTCGGCCTGAACGTCTTCGGCGCCAGGATCTGGATCTCGATCGCCGGCTTCACCATCCAGCCCGGAGAGTTCGCGAAGATCGTCCTCGCGATCTTCTTCGCCGGCTACCTGATGGTGAAGCGCGACGCGCTGGCCCTCGCAAGCCGCCGCTTCATGGGCATCTACCTGCCGCGCGGACGCGACCTGGGCCCGATCATCGTCGTCTGGATCATCTCCATCCTGATCCTGGTCTTCGAGACCGACCTCGGTACCTCGCTCCTCTTCTTCGGCATGTTCGTGATCATGCTGTACGTCGCCACCGAGCGGACCAGCTGGATCGTCTTCGGCATGCTGATGTCCGCGGCCGGCGCCGTCGGCGTGGCCTCCTTCGAGTCGCACGTCCAGCAGCGCGTCCAGGCCTGGCTCGACCCGATGCGCGAGTACGAGCTGAGCCAGCAGGGCGTCTTCGGCCACACCGAGCAGTCCATGCAGGCCCTGTGGGCCTTCGGCTCCGGCGGCACCCTCGGCACCGGGCTCGGCCAGGGCAACTCCGACCTCATCGGCTTCGCCGCCAACTCCGACTTCATCCTCGCCACCTTCGGCGAGGAGCTGGGCCTGGCGGGCGTGATGGCGATCCTGCTGATGTACGGCCTGATCGTGGAGCGCGGCGTGCGCACCGCCCTCGCCGCCCGCGACCCCTTCGGCAAGCTGCTCGCCATCGGCCTGTCCGGCGCCTTCGCCCTCCAGGTCTTCGTGGTCGCCGGCGGCGTCATGGGCCTGATCCCGCTGACCGGTATGACGATGCCGTTCCTGGCGTACGGAGGCTCCTCCGTCATCGCCAACTGGGCGCTCATCGGCATCCTGATCCGGATCAGCGACACCGCCCGCCGGCCCGCGCCGGCCCCCGCACCCAACCCCGACGCCGAGATGACCCAGGTGGTCCGACCGTGA
- a CDS encoding Stp1/IreP family PP2C-type Ser/Thr phosphatase gives MSLSLRFAAGSHKGMIREGNEDSGYAGPRLLAIADGMGGQAAGEVASSEVISTIVALDDDVPGSDILTSLGTAVQRANDQLRMMVEEDPQLEGMGTTLTALLWTGQRLGLVHVGDSRAYLLRDGVLTQITQDHTWVQRLVDEGRITEEEATTHPQRSLLMRALGSGDHVEPDLSIREVRAGDRYLICSDGLSGVVSHQTMEDTLASYQGPQETVQQLIELALRGGGPDNITVIVADVLDIDGGDTLAGQLSDVPVVVGAVAENQLQSQDDGAMQTPAGRASGLGRQVPGQGGGEFGPPGSGDTTGYVPTDGFAGYSDEDFVKPRSGRKWLKRSFYIVLALGVIGGGLYGGYRWTQTQYYVGANDEHVALYRGISQDLAWVSLSKVEKDYPKIELKYLPPYQQKQIEATITEGGLKDARSKIDELETQASACKKDADRRKAESEQNAKTGEGEAGGVTGTTRTSVASKATPTPTAPPSGPSPDPSKSTTAPTPTPGPSLSDEEQKLVSLCGKQ, from the coding sequence ATGAGTCTGTCACTGCGCTTCGCCGCCGGATCGCACAAGGGCATGATCCGAGAGGGCAACGAGGACTCCGGTTACGCCGGACCACGGCTGCTCGCGATCGCCGACGGGATGGGCGGCCAGGCCGCCGGTGAGGTCGCCTCGTCCGAGGTGATCTCCACCATCGTGGCGCTCGACGACGACGTGCCCGGCTCCGACATCCTCACCTCCCTCGGCACGGCCGTGCAGCGCGCCAACGACCAGCTCAGGATGATGGTCGAGGAGGACCCCCAGCTCGAGGGCATGGGGACCACCCTCACCGCCCTCCTGTGGACGGGCCAGCGGCTCGGCCTCGTGCACGTCGGCGACTCGCGCGCCTACCTGCTGCGCGACGGCGTGCTCACCCAGATCACCCAGGACCACACGTGGGTGCAGCGCCTCGTCGACGAGGGCCGCATCACGGAGGAAGAGGCCACCACCCACCCGCAGAGGTCCCTCCTCATGCGCGCGCTGGGCAGCGGCGACCACGTCGAGCCCGACCTCTCCATCCGTGAGGTGCGGGCCGGCGACCGGTACCTGATCTGCTCCGACGGGCTCTCCGGGGTCGTCTCCCACCAGACGATGGAAGACACCCTCGCCAGCTACCAGGGCCCCCAGGAGACCGTGCAGCAGCTGATCGAGCTGGCGCTGCGCGGCGGCGGTCCCGACAACATCACCGTCATCGTGGCCGACGTCCTCGACATCGACGGCGGCGACACCCTCGCCGGCCAGCTCTCCGACGTACCCGTCGTCGTGGGCGCGGTCGCCGAGAACCAGCTCCAGTCGCAGGACGACGGCGCCATGCAGACGCCCGCCGGCCGTGCCTCCGGCCTCGGCCGCCAGGTGCCCGGACAGGGCGGCGGCGAGTTCGGCCCGCCCGGCAGCGGCGACACCACCGGGTACGTACCCACCGACGGGTTCGCCGGCTACTCCGACGAGGACTTCGTCAAGCCGCGCTCCGGGCGGAAGTGGCTGAAGAGATCCTTCTACATCGTGCTCGCGCTCGGCGTCATCGGCGGCGGGCTGTACGGCGGCTACCGCTGGACGCAGACGCAGTACTACGTGGGCGCCAACGACGAGCACGTCGCGCTGTACCGCGGCATCAGCCAGGACCTCGCCTGGGTCTCGCTCTCGAAGGTGGAGAAGGACTACCCGAAGATCGAACTCAAGTACCTGCCGCCGTACCAGCAGAAGCAGATCGAGGCGACGATCACCGAGGGCGGTCTGAAGGACGCCCGGTCGAAGATCGACGAGCTCGAGACGCAGGCGTCCGCGTGCAAGAAGGACGCCGACCGCCGCAAGGCCGAGAGCGAGCAGAACGCGAAGACCGGCGAGGGCGAGGCCGGCGGGGTCACGGGAACCACACGGACCTCCGTCGCGTCCAAGGCCACACCGACGCCGACGGCGCCCCCGTCCGGTCCGTCGCCCGACCCGTCCAAGTCCACGACCGCACCCACGCCCACACCCGGCCCCAGCCTCTCCGACGAAGAGCAGAAGCTGGTCTCGCTGTGCGGTAAGCAGTAA
- a CDS encoding FHA domain-containing protein gives MSELTLTVMRLGFLAVLWLFVIVAVQVIRSDLFGTRVTQRGSRREAQRPQQAARQTAPPPQRQQAAAGGGSRQRRGAPTKLVVSEGILTGTTVALQGQTITLGRAHDSTIVLDDDYASSRHARIYPDRDGQWIVEDLGSTNGTYLDRTRLTTPTPVPLGSPIRIGKTVIELRK, from the coding sequence ATGTCAGAGCTGACCCTCACGGTCATGCGGCTGGGTTTCCTGGCCGTACTGTGGCTGTTCGTGATCGTGGCCGTGCAGGTCATCCGCAGCGACCTGTTCGGAACGCGTGTCACACAGCGCGGGTCGCGACGGGAAGCCCAGCGGCCGCAGCAGGCCGCGCGCCAGACCGCGCCACCACCGCAGCGCCAGCAGGCGGCGGCCGGTGGCGGCAGCCGCCAGCGCCGCGGCGCTCCCACCAAACTGGTCGTCTCCGAGGGCATCCTCACGGGCACGACCGTTGCCCTCCAGGGGCAGACCATCACGCTGGGGCGCGCACACGACAGCACCATCGTGCTGGACGACGACTACGCATCCAGCAGACATGCCAGGATCTACCCGGACCGGGACGGCCAGTGGATCGTCGAGGATCTCGGGTCCACCAACGGCACCTATCTCGACCGGACCCGACTGACGACTCCCACGCCGGTTCCGCTGGGCTCGCCGATCCGCATCGGCAAGACCGTCATCGAGCTGCGGAAGTAG
- a CDS encoding DUF3662 and FHA domain-containing protein, with protein sequence MGVLKKFEQRLEGLVNGTFAKVFKSEVQPVEIAGALQRECDNNATIWNRDRTVVPNDFIVELSTPDFERLSPYSGQLGDELAGMVRDYAKQQRYTFMGTIKVHLEKADDLDTGLYRVRSRTLASSANQQAANQQAVTSERAPAGPPPAAARGQAGGYGYPPAAAPPMPAAPPPGGRPGAAPAGQRPAAAPQPGGRTRHWIEVNGTRHQISRPTLVLGRSTEADVRIDDPGVSRRHCEIRTGTPSTIQDLGSTNGIVVDGQHTTRATLRDGSRIVVGSTTIIYRQAEG encoded by the coding sequence ATGGGAGTCCTGAAGAAGTTCGAGCAACGTCTCGAAGGTCTGGTCAACGGCACCTTCGCCAAGGTGTTCAAGTCAGAGGTCCAGCCCGTGGAGATCGCGGGAGCACTCCAGCGCGAGTGCGACAACAACGCCACCATCTGGAACCGCGACCGGACCGTCGTCCCCAACGACTTCATCGTGGAGCTGAGCACGCCGGACTTCGAGCGGCTCAGCCCCTACTCGGGCCAGCTCGGCGACGAGCTGGCCGGCATGGTGCGCGACTACGCCAAGCAGCAGCGCTACACCTTTATGGGCACCATCAAGGTCCACCTGGAGAAGGCGGACGACCTCGACACCGGCCTGTACCGGGTGCGCAGTCGCACGCTCGCCTCCTCCGCGAACCAGCAGGCCGCCAACCAGCAGGCCGTCACCTCCGAGCGCGCCCCCGCGGGCCCGCCCCCGGCGGCCGCCCGCGGCCAGGCCGGCGGCTACGGCTACCCGCCCGCGGCCGCTCCCCCCATGCCTGCCGCACCGCCGCCCGGCGGGCGTCCGGGCGCCGCACCAGCGGGCCAGCGGCCCGCCGCGGCCCCGCAGCCGGGCGGACGCACACGGCACTGGATCGAAGTCAACGGCACCCGCCATCAGATCTCCCGCCCGACGCTCGTGCTGGGCCGCAGCACCGAAGCCGACGTGCGGATCGACGACCCCGGCGTCTCACGCCGGCACTGCGAGATCCGGACCGGAACGCCCTCTACGATCCAGGATCTCGGGTCCACCAACGGCATCGTGGTGGACGGACAGCACACCACCCGCGCTACGCTCCGCGACGGCTCGCGGATCGTCGTGGGCAGCACCACCATCATTTACCGGCAAGCCGAAGGGTGA